A portion of the Bacteroides faecium genome contains these proteins:
- a CDS encoding tyrosine-type recombinase/integrase, whose protein sequence is MATIRLTVLSSIKEHDGRLPILVCISQKKERAYIKTEFLLDDIAEFDNGKVAYRKDANVMNKRLEFVFSQYKEKFDSIECIDYFSAIQIKRIIMSKERPSHISFLEFWKQRINEIREEGRESYAKMNEETVRVFTNAEGDVPIPAINTLLVEHFKKWMIKKGYANGNIGLRLTHLKARINELIKSGVLKTDVHPFAYTKIPTAEPKECDLLIEEFQKIQRAEVEGKRLNLGRDMFLLSFYLCGINLKDLLSVDLSVDILSFERIKTVHAKTGKSVITIPIHSEAKAIISKYINKRGFLDLGYSYTYSNLQKYINLCMRELKEHLGIKQTLCFYSARKTFAQFASELGIPDGVIDYCLGHSDKSRGVIRYYTKVKQKQAEIAINRVVDYTNNPEKYTEYIEMRADIMLMKG, encoded by the coding sequence ATGGCAACAATCAGATTAACAGTTTTAAGTTCCATTAAGGAACATGATGGCAGGCTCCCTATCTTAGTCTGCATCTCCCAAAAGAAAGAACGTGCCTATATCAAAACAGAGTTTCTGTTAGATGATATTGCAGAATTCGATAACGGTAAAGTCGCTTACCGGAAGGATGCGAACGTCATGAATAAAAGGCTTGAATTTGTGTTTTCACAATACAAAGAGAAATTCGATTCTATTGAATGCATAGACTATTTTTCTGCGATTCAGATAAAACGGATTATAATGTCCAAAGAACGCCCTTCGCACATCTCGTTTTTGGAGTTTTGGAAACAACGCATAAATGAAATTAGGGAAGAGGGTAGGGAAAGCTATGCCAAAATGAATGAAGAGACTGTACGGGTGTTTACTAATGCGGAAGGAGATGTACCTATTCCTGCAATTAATACTTTATTGGTAGAGCATTTTAAAAAGTGGATGATAAAGAAAGGCTATGCTAATGGAAACATCGGATTGAGATTAACCCATCTGAAAGCCCGGATAAACGAGCTGATAAAATCAGGTGTTCTGAAAACGGATGTGCACCCATTTGCGTACACGAAAATACCAACAGCCGAACCTAAGGAATGTGACCTTTTAATAGAAGAATTTCAGAAAATACAAAGGGCGGAAGTCGAAGGGAAAAGATTGAATTTAGGTAGGGATATGTTTTTACTATCTTTCTATTTGTGCGGTATCAACCTGAAAGATTTATTATCTGTTGATTTGTCGGTGGATATACTTTCTTTTGAAAGAATCAAGACTGTTCATGCTAAAACTGGGAAATCAGTCATAACGATACCTATACATAGCGAAGCGAAAGCAATTATCAGTAAGTACATAAATAAAAGAGGATTTTTGGATTTGGGGTATTCTTATACCTATTCAAATTTGCAAAAGTACATCAATCTTTGCATGAGGGAACTAAAGGAGCACTTAGGGATTAAACAGACGTTGTGTTTCTATTCTGCTCGTAAAACCTTTGCGCAATTTGCCTCTGAACTTGGTATTCCTGACGGAGTAATAGATTATTGTCTTGGTCATTCGGACAAGAGTAGGGGAGTTATCCGATATTATACGAAGGTAAAGCAGAAGCAAGCAGAAATAGCCATAAACAGGGTGGTAGACTATACCAACAATCCAGAAAAATATACTGAATATATAGAGATGAGGGCAGATATTATGTTGATGAAAGGATAA
- a CDS encoding N-acetylmuramoyl-L-alanine amidase, with product MKVLIDNGHGENTPGKRSPDGRLREWSYTREIANMVVSGLRKLGIDAERIVKEDTDVPLSERCRRANAIYKETGKKAILVSIHCNAAGNGSFWMSAKGWSVFVSNNASSNSRKLADCLGQVAECIPVPVRKQTPGREYWEQNLAICRDTNCPAVLTENFFQDNKEDVEYLLSREGKEDIARIHIEGIVKYLGL from the coding sequence ATGAAAGTACTAATTGATAACGGTCATGGTGAGAACACTCCGGGTAAACGTTCACCAGACGGAAGATTGAGAGAGTGGTCCTATACAAGAGAGATTGCTAATATGGTAGTATCCGGTTTGCGCAAGTTAGGGATTGATGCAGAACGTATCGTGAAAGAAGATACAGACGTTCCTTTGTCCGAGCGATGTCGACGGGCGAATGCTATTTATAAAGAAACAGGGAAGAAAGCTATCCTTGTATCTATTCATTGTAATGCTGCCGGCAATGGCAGTTTTTGGATGAGTGCAAAAGGTTGGAGCGTATTTGTATCGAATAATGCTTCAAGTAACAGCAGAAAGTTAGCTGATTGCTTGGGGCAAGTAGCAGAATGTATTCCGGTTCCCGTCCGAAAGCAGACACCCGGACGGGAATACTGGGAACAGAATCTTGCCATCTGTCGGGATACGAACTGTCCGGCAGTGTTAACAGAGAACTTCTTCCAGGACAATAAAGAGGATGTTGAGTACCTTTTGTCTCGGGAGGGCAAAGAGGATATTGCTCGGATTCATATTGAGGGTATTGTTAAATATCTGGGGCTATGA
- a CDS encoding collagen-like protein gives MIVARGQITISVTKDGQYSVQEYAKSTSGTVAPVSGWGKTPPSCGTNEYLWMRTGVVIPPATSPTSWTSVRIGAINGATGAKGEKGDVGPTGSQGIPGTSQYFHVKYSANSNGNPMSDTPNTYIGTAVTTSSIAPTSYTSYKWVQLKGSQGEKGSQGIPGAAGADGRTSYLHIKYSDNGTSFTANNGETPGAWIGQYVDFVAADSTTFSKYIWTKVKGDKGEQGDKGEQGDKGETGDKGETGLPGALIRPRGEWKANTNYVNNTQYRDTVIYNGNTYSCRTNHTSGSSFDATKWTLFNDFVNVATQLLVAQNATIDILGTSGLFIGNQAKTQGWLMTGGSIKHNVTGVELTADGKLSLPSTGAMLVGNKTFISSGKIVTDFIDVENLKVKKLDGATGTFKKLQGIDGNNIVKCAIGFSPSDGKMYFEGDMQHQGVYKNPNGTERSYRFYTSDLWCRGQFGHWQLTTLELSLSYTSNVYFHLYGSGTDTNFHKYSEPGKPIDCIVCKGDGNYYVRVCDSVKYKMIVIVNSSEVDKRVVCNVDNTFLVTVKPWRCQLFITSETRYNSAVYAYTVDLLPVSI, from the coding sequence ATGATAGTAGCAAGAGGGCAAATAACGATTAGCGTAACGAAAGACGGGCAATATTCCGTACAAGAATACGCAAAATCCACATCCGGCACCGTTGCGCCTGTAAGTGGGTGGGGTAAAACTCCGCCTTCTTGCGGCACAAATGAATACCTATGGATGCGCACGGGCGTAGTTATTCCCCCGGCTACGTCTCCCACATCGTGGACGAGCGTTCGTATCGGTGCGATAAATGGTGCAACAGGGGCAAAAGGCGAGAAAGGAGATGTGGGACCGACTGGCTCTCAAGGTATTCCGGGTACTTCACAGTATTTTCACGTGAAGTACTCCGCTAACTCAAACGGAAATCCGATGTCAGATACTCCTAATACTTACATCGGTACGGCAGTAACGACAAGCTCGATCGCTCCAACTTCTTATACCTCGTATAAGTGGGTACAGTTAAAAGGCTCACAAGGAGAAAAGGGAAGTCAAGGAATCCCCGGAGCCGCCGGAGCGGATGGGCGAACTTCTTATTTGCACATCAAGTATTCGGATAATGGTACTAGCTTCACCGCTAACAACGGCGAGACTCCCGGCGCTTGGATAGGGCAATATGTTGATTTTGTCGCGGCAGACAGTACTACTTTCTCTAAGTATATTTGGACGAAAGTAAAAGGCGATAAAGGCGAGCAGGGAGATAAGGGCGAACAAGGCGATAAGGGGGAAACTGGGGACAAAGGCGAAACCGGACTCCCTGGCGCTCTAATCCGCCCGCGCGGCGAGTGGAAAGCAAATACTAACTACGTCAATAATACGCAGTATCGGGATACTGTTATCTATAACGGAAATACTTATTCATGCCGGACGAATCATACTTCTGGCTCTTCTTTCGATGCAACGAAATGGACTTTGTTTAACGACTTTGTAAATGTCGCTACGCAGTTGTTAGTAGCTCAAAATGCAACGATCGACATACTCGGTACGTCTGGTCTGTTTATCGGTAATCAAGCAAAAACGCAAGGTTGGTTAATGACAGGCGGTTCGATAAAACACAATGTTACGGGGGTAGAATTGACGGCAGACGGGAAATTATCACTCCCTTCAACGGGCGCGATGCTGGTTGGAAATAAGACGTTTATCAGCAGCGGAAAAATTGTAACGGATTTTATTGACGTTGAAAATTTGAAGGTTAAGAAGTTAGATGGTGCGACGGGAACATTTAAAAAACTACAGGGAATAGATGGCAATAATATTGTTAAATGCGCAATTGGGTTTAGCCCTAGTGATGGAAAGATGTATTTCGAAGGTGACATGCAGCATCAAGGTGTTTACAAAAATCCAAACGGAACAGAAAGAAGTTATAGATTTTACACTTCCGATTTGTGGTGTAGAGGACAATTCGGACATTGGCAACTAACGACTCTTGAACTCTCATTGAGTTATACGAGTAATGTCTATTTTCACCTTTATGGTTCTGGGACAGATACTAATTTTCATAAATATTCAGAACCCGGTAAACCGATAGATTGCATTGTCTGCAAGGGCGATGGAAACTATTATGTTAGGGTTTGCGATTCGGTCAAATACAAGATGATTGTTATTGTAAATTCATCAGAGGTCGATAAAAGAGTAGTATGCAATGTTGATAACACATTCTTGGTGACTGTTAAGCCTTGGAGGTGTCAGCTATTTATTACATCTGAAACTAGATACAATTCAGCGGTTTATGCTTATACCGTAGATTTACTTCCTGTATCTATTTAA
- a CDS encoding phage holin family protein: MEEKAIHQAVAGIFAPIAGSFVIDSLQMMIPWLIAMFCVIICDLVTGVRKSLLTHEHVRFSRAWRATMGKMVTYFSFVVMVVMVQKASGMTIRIDTYACLFVCFIEGCSIISNILKPKGYNFNLAAAIGVFAKKVFSVDKEDMEDVITKKDNQNESTN; the protein is encoded by the coding sequence ATGGAAGAAAAAGCAATTCATCAGGCGGTAGCCGGCATATTTGCTCCGATAGCCGGAAGTTTCGTAATAGATAGTTTGCAGATGATGATTCCTTGGCTAATAGCAATGTTCTGCGTGATAATTTGCGACTTGGTAACAGGAGTTAGGAAGAGTTTATTAACGCACGAACATGTAAGGTTTAGCCGGGCATGGCGTGCCACTATGGGAAAGATGGTTACTTATTTCTCTTTCGTGGTGATGGTCGTTATGGTGCAGAAAGCTTCTGGAATGACCATACGTATTGATACTTATGCCTGTCTGTTTGTCTGCTTCATTGAAGGCTGTTCTATAATCAGTAATATATTGAAGCCGAAAGGATATAACTTCAACCTGGCTGCTGCTATTGGTGTATTTGCTAAGAAGGTGTTTAGCGTTGATAAAGAAGATATGGAAGATGTAATAACTAAAAAAGATAATCAAAATGAAAGTACTAATTGA